In Stenotrophomonas bentonitica, the genomic stretch GGTTGGGCGCTGGGCGGTGCGGTCGCCGTCGCGGCGCCTGCTCCTGCCCCTTCGCTCTCACCGCGCCAGGCCGACTGGATCGAACGGAACCCTACCATCCTTTTGGGCTTGTACAACAGCGGATGGCCACCATTCGAAATGATGCAGAACGGCCGACCCGACGGGCTTGGCTATGACTACCTGATGCTGTTGACCCGGCAGCTGGGTGTGCAGGTGAAGGTGCGGGTATACCGGGACTGGGCCGCCGTGCTGGATGCGGCATGCCGGGGGGAGGTCGACGTGGTGATGAACATCACCCTGACCCCCGACCGGACCCGCTGCATGGTTTACACGGGGTCCTATGCCGACGCCCCGCTGGCGCTGGTCGGCCGGGTCGGCGACACCCGTACCTCGACCGACCCCGACCTGGCCGGGCTGCGGGTGGTGACCGAGCAGGAATTCCTGACCAGCGGCTCGGTCCGGGCCCGCTTCCCGGCCGCCCAACAGGTGACCGCGGCCAATACCCGGGCGGCCCTGTCCATGGTGGCCAGGGGCGATGCCGACGTGTACATCGGCAACGCGCACGTGGCCAGCACCCTGATCCGGCAGGATGGGATCGACGGAATTGCCCTGCTGCGGCCCAGCGACCTGCCGCCCGAGCGGCTGCACTTCGGGGTACCCAACGCGCGCCAGCCGCTGGCCGAAGCGCTGGACAGCGCCCTTTCCACGGTTACCGCAGCCCAGCGCGAAGCCCTGTACAAGCGCTGGCTGCCGCCGCTGCAGTGGTCCTCGCAGTCGCGCCTGATCCTCGGCGAAGCCGAGCGCAGGGTGCTGGCCACGCCGCTGCGCATGGGCTATGCGCCCACCGGTGCGCCGCTGTCGTTCATCGACGCGGCCGGCGAGCCCAGCGGCGTGGCCGGCGACTACCTGCGCCAGCTGCGCATGGTGGGCGCGCAGTTGAACCGGGTGCCGGCGCACGACTGGTTCGAGGTGCGCGAACAGATGCGCCGGGGCGATGTGGACGTGGTGATGGGCATGCCCAACGACGCCCATTACCTGGGCGACGACTGGGTGTTCAGCCAACCCTTCATCAGCGTGCCCAACGTGATCGTCACCCCCAACAACAGCCGCTCGGTGCTGGGCCTGGGCGACCTGGACGGGCGCAGCATCCTGCTTTCGGATCCCGAGCGCCTGCGCGGTTACATCCTGCAGTACGCCCCCAAGGCGCGGATCGTGCCGGCGCGCAGCGTGGACCAGGCATTGTCGCGATTGGCCAACGGGGATGCCGACGCCTATGTCGGTAACCTCGCGATGGTCGACCGGGTGGTGCGCGAGGTATACCCGGCCAAGCTGCATGTGGCGGCGCCGGCCGGTTTCAGCGATCAGCTCTCGCTGGCGGTGAAACGCCAGTACGCGCCGCTGGCCACCACCTTCGACCGCGTGCTGGCCAACATCACCCCACGCGAACAGGCGGCGATCCGTGGCGACTGGCTGCTGGCCGAATACCGCACCGGGCTGGACTGGCGTTCGGTGGCGCGCTGGGCAGTACCGCTGTCGCTGGTGCTGCTCACCGGCATTGTGGTGCATGGGTGGGGCTACTGGCGCCTGCGCCGCGAAGTGAGCATGCGGCGGCGATTGGAACAGCGGCTGGTGGAAGTGACCGACAACCTGCCGGCGATCGTCTACCAGGCACGCCGCGACAGCGACGGCCGGGTCACCTTCCCGTACATCACCGGCGACCTGCAATCGATGTTCGGGGTGAGTACCCAGGAGGTCATTGCCGATGAAACCCGCCTGGCCGACAAGATCGACCCGCGCGACCGCGAGGCGGTGCACGCGGCGCTGATCGAAGCCGCGCGTGACTTCTCCGCACTGGACCTGGAGTTCCGCACCAGTCCGCACGGGGTGGTGCGCTGGGTGCGCACGCGCGCGCTGCCGTATGCGGCCGCCGACGGCGCGGTGCTGTGGAGCGGGTACTGGGTGGACGTGACCGAAGCGCGCGCACAGGCCGACGCATTGGCGGCGGCCAAGTCCGATGCCGAACGCGCCACGGCGGCCAAGTCGAATT encodes the following:
- a CDS encoding ATP-binding protein encodes the protein MRTSLVRWLVVLWLGWALGGAVAVAAPAPAPSLSPRQADWIERNPTILLGLYNSGWPPFEMMQNGRPDGLGYDYLMLLTRQLGVQVKVRVYRDWAAVLDAACRGEVDVVMNITLTPDRTRCMVYTGSYADAPLALVGRVGDTRTSTDPDLAGLRVVTEQEFLTSGSVRARFPAAQQVTAANTRAALSMVARGDADVYIGNAHVASTLIRQDGIDGIALLRPSDLPPERLHFGVPNARQPLAEALDSALSTVTAAQREALYKRWLPPLQWSSQSRLILGEAERRVLATPLRMGYAPTGAPLSFIDAAGEPSGVAGDYLRQLRMVGAQLNRVPAHDWFEVREQMRRGDVDVVMGMPNDAHYLGDDWVFSQPFISVPNVIVTPNNSRSVLGLGDLDGRSILLSDPERLRGYILQYAPKARIVPARSVDQALSRLANGDADAYVGNLAMVDRVVREVYPAKLHVAAPAGFSDQLSLAVKRQYAPLATTFDRVLANITPREQAAIRGDWLLAEYRTGLDWRSVARWAVPLSLVLLTGIVVHGWGYWRLRREVSMRRRLEQRLVEVTDNLPAIVYQARRDSDGRVTFPYITGDLQSMFGVSTQEVIADETRLADKIDPRDREAVHAALIEAARDFSALDLEFRTSPHGVVRWVRTRALPYAAADGAVLWSGYWVDVTEARAQADALAAAKSDAERATAAKSNFLATMSHEIRTPMSGVLGMVEALSHTGLDGEQRRIISVIEDSAQMLRQILDDILDYSRIEAGALPLEPQPVALRTLLDNVQQLLSPQASSKGLSLSLEVDPAVAPQHLGDGMRLRQIVFNLLSNAIKFTNEGSVSIVLSVERADDIAQTLRLAVIDTGIGISAEQRERLFKPFAQADVAITRHYGGTGLGLSICQRLVGLMRGKLEMQSEPGKGTRVDVVVSLPLVPADAVARDDQRAGGEVEPLPAGQARRRVLVVEDHPTNQALMRWRLQQLGLQHEVAVDGEAALALLDEAHFDLVITDCRMPVMDGYTLTRHIRERERGSGQRMPVLALTASALVEDVQRCREAGMDDLLAKPVALATLRQALRRWLPSDEGDAAPEPELPLAAAVPAAPPTRAAIVRRFGSEHVATVLIDSMRQATIDDLERGQEARAQDDVNTAVEVLHRIVGGLGTLGAESLAEQARALMQQIPEQGIAASAGGIDAFERALQEYLDSL